The Acidobacteriota bacterium genome has a segment encoding these proteins:
- a CDS encoding TIM barrel protein, producing the protein MSKLNFLTAGIPHSAKGASVLEGLREVKRLGLDGMELEFVRGVYMREPQAREAAGVAEGEGLALTVHAPYYINLHAKEPEKRRQSARRLYEAARIGRMAGAVSVAFHAGFYLGDTAESTYASILEGTRAVRERLERNGSNGAALAPELTGKPTQWGDLEELLRLSRDVEGVAPCIDFAHCHARSNGKHNTYEEFTAMLNRVEEELGRSALERLHIHVAGIRYGAKGELKHLNLDDSDMDYRALLRALRDKKVAGWLVCESPNIEDDARLLNRTYEELS; encoded by the coding sequence ATGAGCAAGCTGAACTTTCTCACCGCCGGCATTCCCCACAGCGCCAAAGGGGCGAGCGTCCTAGAGGGGCTGCGCGAGGTGAAGCGCCTCGGCCTCGACGGCATGGAGCTCGAGTTCGTCCGGGGCGTGTATATGCGTGAGCCGCAGGCGCGCGAGGCGGCCGGCGTGGCCGAGGGCGAAGGCCTCGCCCTCACCGTCCATGCGCCGTATTACATCAACCTCCACGCGAAAGAGCCGGAGAAGCGCAGGCAGAGCGCCCGGCGCCTGTACGAGGCGGCGCGCATCGGGCGGATGGCCGGCGCGGTGAGCGTCGCGTTCCACGCGGGCTTCTACCTCGGCGACACGGCGGAAAGTACCTACGCGAGCATCCTCGAGGGGACGAGGGCGGTGCGGGAGCGCCTCGAGCGAAACGGGAGCAACGGCGCCGCGCTCGCCCCGGAGCTTACGGGCAAGCCGACGCAGTGGGGCGACCTGGAGGAGTTGCTTCGCCTGAGCCGCGACGTCGAGGGCGTCGCCCCGTGCATCGACTTTGCTCACTGCCACGCGCGCTCGAACGGCAAGCACAACACCTACGAGGAGTTCACGGCCATGCTGAACCGGGTTGAGGAGGAGCTCGGCCGCAGCGCGCTCGAGCGCCTGCACATTCACGTCGCAGGCATCCGCTACGGCGCCAAGGGCGAGCTCAAACACCTCAACCTCGATGACTCGGACATGGACTACCGCGCGCTCCTGCGCGCCCTGCGGGACAAGAAGGTCGCGGGCTGGCTCGTGTGCGAGAGCCCGAACATCGAGGACGACGCGCGGCTTCTCAATAGAACCTACGAGGAGCTTTCGTGA
- the moaD gene encoding molybdopterin converting factor subunit 1 → MKVDVRLFAALAEAARTRGGAVELPADASVRSAWAALVKENGRLERFERSMLCAVNAEYAELDAPLRDGDEVAFFPPVSGG, encoded by the coding sequence GTGAAGGTAGACGTACGGCTCTTCGCGGCGCTTGCCGAGGCCGCCCGGACGCGCGGCGGGGCGGTGGAGCTTCCCGCGGACGCCTCGGTGCGGAGCGCGTGGGCCGCACTCGTGAAGGAAAATGGACGCCTAGAGCGCTTCGAGCGCTCCATGCTGTGCGCCGTGAACGCCGAGTACGCGGAGCTCGACGCGCCGCTCCGCGACGGCGACGAGGTGGCCTTTTTCCCGCCCGTGAGCGGAGGATGA
- a CDS encoding molybdenum cofactor biosynthesis protein MoaE gives MHVRLTTETISLDALRRRVARPEAGAVAVFEGVVRNHHDGKRVDYIHYEAYDEMAEKKMREIVERAAEEFSLCDAAVEHRTGRLEVGDVSVAVAVSAPHRDEAFRACRGIIDGIKRLVPIWKKEGNDEGAEWVEAPHGG, from the coding sequence GTGCACGTGCGGCTGACGACGGAGACGATTTCGCTCGACGCGCTTCGGCGGCGCGTGGCGCGCCCCGAGGCGGGCGCCGTCGCCGTGTTCGAGGGCGTCGTGCGCAATCACCATGACGGGAAGCGCGTGGACTACATTCACTACGAGGCGTACGACGAAATGGCCGAAAAAAAGATGCGCGAGATCGTGGAGCGCGCCGCCGAGGAGTTTTCCCTCTGCGACGCGGCCGTGGAGCACCGGACGGGACGCCTCGAGGTGGGCGACGTTTCCGTGGCCGTCGCCGTTTCCGCGCCGCACCGCGACGAGGCGTTTCGCGCCTGCCGTGGTATCATCGACGGGATAAAGCGCCTCGTCCCCATCTGGAAAAAGGAAGGAAACGACGAAGGCGCGGAGTGGGTGGAAGCCCCGCACGGCGGATAA
- a CDS encoding molybdenum cofactor biosynthesis protein MoaB, translating to MGEAEHKEKSPDHVRCYVLGVSDTRTEENDFSGQLVKELLKDNFHKVVGYSILKDDKAKIKTAVKKLAADDRVEVILLTGGTGISPRDVTVEAIEEIFDKKIDGFGQVFRSLSYAEVGPAAILSRATAGVIQRKVVVAMPGALEAVRLAMNDILLPELGHMVFEAGKGS from the coding sequence ATGGGAGAAGCGGAACACAAAGAGAAATCCCCCGACCATGTGCGCTGCTACGTGCTGGGCGTAAGCGACACGCGCACCGAAGAGAACGACTTCAGCGGCCAGCTTGTGAAGGAGCTCCTCAAGGACAACTTCCACAAGGTGGTGGGCTACAGCATCCTCAAGGACGACAAGGCGAAGATTAAGACGGCCGTCAAGAAGCTTGCCGCCGACGACCGCGTGGAGGTCATCCTGCTCACGGGCGGCACGGGCATCTCGCCGCGCGACGTGACGGTCGAGGCGATCGAGGAAATCTTCGACAAAAAGATCGACGGCTTCGGGCAGGTTTTTCGCAGCCTGAGCTATGCCGAAGTCGGCCCGGCGGCCATCCTGAGCCGCGCGACGGCCGGCGTCATTCAGCGGAAGGTCGTGGTGGCCATGCCGGGAGCGCTCGAGGCCGTGCGCCTCGCCATGAACGACATCCTGCTCCCCGAGCTAGGGCACATGGTCTTCGAGGCCGGAAAAGGCTCTTGA
- a CDS encoding SAM-dependent methyltransferase, with the protein MSVSPSRPAGAALERLLREAIRREGALPFSRFMREALYHPKLGYYMRGAHPTGQAGDFVTAPEMTPAFGGLVAAFAERLAPSLPSYTLYEFGAGAGTLARSVLRALSPPARPVRYVLVDNHPAAAQGAASLVKEGLPADALPYPLPSALSAPGGKCCLVLANEFLDSFPVEVARRRDDGGWETLHVELRGETFAEAWRSVPDDGPLRRYLERYAEHAEAGQRVEAPASSPESREPGIEAWLGDVAALTGRGVAAVFDYGDLAEPLYSPVRRLGTLKCHFRHAVDARPLERAGEKDITASVNFSYLEDAARARGFEARTVELCAFLLAMGAERYVRDEKFQGPARRGLLSLLDPTGMGGLFKVCVLSRGVELEPLKTFREIVSAAG; encoded by the coding sequence TGCGCGAAGCACTCTACCATCCGAAGCTCGGCTACTACATGCGCGGGGCACACCCCACGGGCCAGGCGGGGGACTTCGTGACGGCGCCCGAGATGACGCCGGCGTTCGGAGGGCTCGTGGCGGCGTTCGCGGAGCGCCTCGCCCCATCACTCCCGTCGTACACGCTCTACGAGTTCGGCGCCGGAGCGGGAACGCTGGCACGGAGCGTTCTCCGGGCGCTTTCCCCCCCGGCACGCCCCGTGCGCTACGTCCTGGTCGACAACCACCCGGCGGCCGCGCAAGGCGCGGCCTCCCTCGTGAAGGAAGGACTCCCGGCGGATGCGCTCCCCTACCCGCTTCCAAGCGCTCTCTCCGCGCCCGGAGGCAAGTGCTGCCTCGTGCTCGCGAACGAATTCCTCGATTCCTTTCCCGTCGAGGTCGCGCGCCGGAGGGACGACGGGGGCTGGGAAACGCTCCACGTCGAGCTTCGGGGAGAAACTTTCGCCGAAGCGTGGCGGTCCGTCCCGGACGACGGCCCCCTGCGGCGCTATCTCGAACGCTACGCCGAGCACGCGGAGGCGGGGCAGCGCGTCGAGGCGCCGGCTTCGAGCCCGGAAAGCCGGGAGCCGGGGATCGAGGCGTGGCTCGGGGACGTCGCGGCGCTGACGGGGCGCGGCGTCGCCGCGGTCTTCGACTACGGCGACCTCGCCGAGCCCCTCTACTCCCCCGTGCGCAGGCTCGGCACCCTGAAGTGCCACTTCCGCCACGCGGTGGACGCGCGCCCGCTCGAGCGCGCGGGCGAGAAGGACATCACGGCGAGCGTCAATTTCAGCTACCTTGAAGACGCGGCGCGCGCGCGGGGCTTCGAGGCGCGTACCGTCGAGCTGTGCGCCTTCCTGCTCGCGATGGGCGCCGAGCGCTACGTGCGGGACGAAAAATTCCAAGGCCCCGCGCGGCGGGGACTCCTGTCGCTCCTTGACCCGACGGGCATGGGCGGCCTCTTCAAGGTGTGCGTCCTCTCCCGCGGCGTCGAGCTGGAGCCCTTAAAAACGTTCCGGGAAATCGTCTCCGCCGCAGGTTGA